In Triplophysa rosa unplaced genomic scaffold, Trosa_1v2 scaffold148_ERROPOS71392, whole genome shotgun sequence, a genomic segment contains:
- the si:dkey-19b23.8 gene encoding uncharacterized protein si:dkey-19b23.8, with the protein MKDPKVKLSCSTLGGRLDKQDKDPCHSKNIYPLLSSPTMALASFQLMQTLKNSPAALRRRFCRDRTESLSHGDPLFKVHYLGTIKIFSLDLEQAEDAIDRLLDGAPGKLSKDHALVVRPRYVEVKELSTGRQLTKTYLQDIAYCASHTARPNVFLYICRQPGQQLQCRVFWCSRAERAKDMTACLAMSFQRALNDWHGGCATLPQTDGNTKEPEMTTSAQKGSTLPASFGKVRWKKRGSVSRSPLRSMTRRGSASDSWH; encoded by the exons ATGAAAG ATCCCAAGGTTAAACTCTCCTGCTCCACactgggaggccggctggatAAACAGGATAAGGACCCCTGTCATTCCAAAAACATCTACCCTTTACTATCTTCTCCCACGATGGCTCTAGCCTCCTTCCAACTAATGCAAACTCTAAAGAACTCTCCAGCGGCCCTGCGCCGGCGATTCTGCCGCGACCGCACGGAGAGCCTGTCTCATGGTGATCCCCTCTTCAAGGTGCACTACCTTGGCACCATAAAAATATTCTCCCTAGACTTGGAGCAGGCCGAGGATGCCATCGATCGACTGCTAGATGGGGCTCCTGGGAAGCTATCCAAAGATCACGCCTTGGTAGTGCGACCAAGATATGTCGAGGTTAAAGAACTGAGCACAGGAAGGCAACTCACAAAGACCTACTTGCAGGACATTGCGTACTGCGCCTCGCACACGGCCAGACCAAATGTGTTTCTGTACATCTGCAGACAGCCTGGTCAGCAGCTGCAATGCAGAGTGTTCTGGTGCAGTCGGGCAGAAAGGGCGAAGGACATGACTGCCTGCCTGGCCATGTCATTTCAGCGAGCGCTTAACGATTGGCATGGTGGATGCGCCACATTGCCGCAGACAGACGGGAACACTAAAGAGCCTGAGATGACGACCAGTGCACAAAAAGGATCAACATTGCCAGCTAGTTTTGGAAAAG TTCGTTGGAAAAAAAGAGGGTCGGTATCCCGCAGTCCTCTTCGTTCCATGACCAGACGAGGTTCTGCCAGTGACAGCTGGCATTGA